One window of Hymenobacter sp. BRD128 genomic DNA carries:
- the galK gene encoding galactokinase, with protein sequence MTAPALTSAFEQRFGAAPDLLLRAPGRINLIGEHTDYNDGLVLPAAIDKEIRFALRLNGTDRIRLAALDFDATYEVAVADMAPLPGGHWANYQLGVVAGLLKRGAVVPGFDCAFGGDIPSGAGLSSSAAAECGVAWGLNNLLGLKLDTMTLAHISQMAEHEYAKVMCGLMDQFASLFGRAGHVVELDCRSLEYKYFPFDTSACRLVLCNSGVKHALGDSEYNTRRQECARGVEILQKHNPAIKSLRDATLADIDAAKAELGEVVEKRCRYVVEENLRVQALTARLAEGKPLAEVGALLYASHAGLRDLYQVSCAELDVLETLAHTAPGCYGARMMGGGFGGCTLNLVATDQVKEFLTYMKQGYHDQLGLKLDTYVTTLADGVGELLNAE encoded by the coding sequence ATGACCGCTCCTGCCCTTACCTCCGCCTTTGAGCAGCGCTTTGGCGCCGCCCCCGACTTGCTGCTGCGCGCCCCCGGCCGCATCAACCTCATCGGGGAGCATACCGACTACAACGACGGCCTGGTGCTGCCGGCCGCTATCGACAAGGAAATCCGCTTTGCGCTGCGCCTCAATGGCACCGACCGCATCCGGCTGGCGGCCCTCGACTTCGACGCCACCTACGAGGTAGCCGTGGCCGATATGGCGCCCCTGCCCGGCGGCCACTGGGCCAACTACCAGCTAGGGGTAGTGGCCGGCCTGCTGAAGCGCGGCGCCGTGGTGCCGGGCTTCGACTGCGCCTTCGGGGGCGATATTCCGAGCGGGGCGGGCTTGTCGTCGTCGGCCGCCGCCGAGTGCGGCGTGGCCTGGGGCCTCAATAACTTGCTGGGCCTCAAGCTCGACACCATGACGCTGGCCCACATCTCGCAGATGGCCGAGCACGAGTACGCCAAGGTAATGTGCGGACTCATGGACCAGTTTGCCAGCCTCTTCGGCCGCGCCGGCCACGTGGTAGAACTCGACTGCCGCTCGCTGGAGTACAAGTATTTTCCGTTCGATACCAGCGCCTGCCGCCTGGTGCTCTGCAACTCGGGCGTGAAGCACGCGCTCGGCGACTCGGAGTACAACACCCGCCGCCAGGAGTGCGCTAGGGGGGTCGAGATTCTGCAAAAGCACAACCCGGCCATTAAGAGCCTGCGCGACGCGACCCTAGCCGACATCGACGCCGCCAAGGCCGAGCTGGGCGAGGTAGTAGAAAAGCGCTGCCGCTACGTGGTAGAGGAAAACCTACGCGTACAGGCCCTCACCGCCCGCCTCGCGGAGGGCAAGCCCCTAGCCGAAGTAGGCGCGCTGCTCTACGCCAGCCACGCCGGCCTGCGCGACCTCTACCAGGTGAGCTGCGCCGAGCTCGACGTACTCGAGACCCTGGCCCACACCGCCCCCGGCTGCTACGGCGCCCGCATGATGGGCGGAGGATTTGGCGGCTGCACCCTCAACCTGGTGGCCACCGACCAGGTGAAGGAATTTCTGACGTACATGAAGCAGGGCTACCACGACCAGCTCGGCCTGAAGCTGGACACTTACGTAACAACGCTGGCCGACGGCGTGGGCGAGCTGCTAAACGCGGAGTAA
- a CDS encoding sterol desaturase family protein, with protein sequence MATLPDTPVAPAPQPVRPKHKGSAQLFKNPVLERLSHTHIALPVSIFIATALVSLYYGITKGFVSGLSGLGLFLGGLLLFTFVEYLVHRYVYHIPATTPGRAKFQYTMHGVHHEYPKDETRLAMPPILTVFVASLLFFIFRFVFGTWAFGILSGFTFGYAMYLFVHYAIHMYAPPKNFLKVWWTHHAQHHYRQDEVAFGVSSTLWDHIIGTMPTKRSEQA encoded by the coding sequence ATGGCTACCCTTCCCGATACTCCCGTTGCGCCGGCGCCCCAGCCGGTGCGGCCCAAGCACAAAGGCTCGGCGCAGCTCTTCAAAAACCCGGTGCTGGAGCGGCTCTCGCACACGCACATTGCGCTACCGGTCAGCATCTTTATCGCCACCGCCCTGGTGAGCTTATACTATGGCATCACCAAGGGCTTCGTGTCGGGGCTGTCGGGGCTCGGGCTCTTTTTGGGCGGGCTGCTGCTGTTCACGTTCGTAGAATATTTAGTGCACCGCTACGTGTACCACATTCCGGCCACCACGCCGGGGCGGGCCAAGTTTCAGTACACCATGCACGGTGTGCACCACGAGTACCCCAAAGACGAAACCCGGCTGGCCATGCCGCCCATTCTGACGGTGTTTGTGGCGTCGCTGCTGTTTTTCATCTTTCGGTTTGTGTTTGGCACCTGGGCGTTCGGTATTTTGTCGGGTTTCACGTTTGGCTACGCCATGTATCTGTTTGTGCACTATGCCATTCACATGTACGCGCCGCCGAAGAACTTCCTGAAAGTGTGGTGGACGCACCACGCCCAGCACCACTACCGCCAGGACGAGGTGGCCTTTGGGGTGAGCAGCACCCTCTGGGACCACATCATCGGCACCATGCCCACCAAGCGCAGCGAGCAAGCCTAG
- a CDS encoding shikimate kinase: MNHLYLIGLPASGKTTLGRQLAAYYGRGFLDLDHRIVADAGQTIPEIFAREGEDGFRRREAVALAAVASQGLPLVVATGGGTPCFFDNLAVLHASGFVLWLDVGLPELKRRLVRRNQAATRPLLAATATATTPQQALAEWLARTLEARAGFYAQARLRHPGGKVAEVAAALEAAGFQP, encoded by the coding sequence ATGAATCATCTCTACCTCATCGGCCTGCCGGCTTCGGGCAAAACCACGCTGGGCCGCCAACTGGCCGCCTACTACGGCCGGGGGTTTCTGGACCTCGACCACCGCATTGTGGCCGACGCGGGCCAGACGATACCCGAGATTTTTGCCAGGGAGGGCGAAGATGGCTTTCGGCGGCGCGAGGCAGTGGCGCTGGCGGCCGTGGCTAGCCAGGGCCTGCCGCTGGTGGTGGCCACCGGCGGCGGCACGCCCTGCTTTTTCGACAACCTGGCGGTGCTGCACGCCTCGGGCTTTGTGCTGTGGCTCGATGTGGGCCTGCCCGAGCTGAAGCGCCGCCTGGTGCGCCGCAACCAGGCCGCCACCCGGCCGCTGCTAGCCGCCACGGCCACCGCCACCACGCCCCAGCAAGCCCTGGCCGAATGGCTGGCCCGAACCCTGGAGGCCCGGGCGGGGTTCTATGCCCAGGCGCGGCTGCGCCACCCCGGCGGCAAGGTGGCCGAGGTGGCCGCCGCCCTCGAAGCGGCTGGCTTTCAGCCCTAG
- a CDS encoding ABC transporter permease, whose product MLSFLLRRLGQGLLVLVGVACAVFFLFNVLPGDPAALLAGQRTDLATKAAINADLGLDQPLPTRLLGYLNDASPLGVHRRDSAGVARYGGVALLPLGQQRALVLKWPYLRRSFQSNQDVLSLLLDRFPGTLWLALAAMLLAAVGGIALGVVAALKPQSWLDRALVTTSVLGISVPSFVAAILIAVSFGFYWSHWTGLSLTGQLYETNPFTAQRHLVLRNLLLPAVALGVRPLAVIMQLTRSSMLDVLSQDYIRTARAKGLSPRRTVWRHALRNALNPVVTAVSGWLASLMAGAFFIEYIFNWKGLGTTTLRAVENLDFPVVMGATLFVAAIFVLVNIAVDMLYALLDPRVRIN is encoded by the coding sequence ATGCTTTCCTTTCTTCTGCGCCGCCTGGGTCAGGGCCTGCTCGTGCTGGTGGGCGTGGCCTGCGCGGTTTTCTTCCTGTTTAATGTGCTGCCCGGCGACCCGGCGGCGCTGCTGGCCGGCCAGCGCACCGACCTGGCCACCAAGGCCGCCATCAACGCCGACCTGGGCCTCGACCAGCCGCTGCCCACCCGCCTGCTCGGGTATCTTAACGATGCCTCGCCGCTCGGGGTGCACCGGCGCGACTCGGCCGGGGTGGCCCGCTACGGCGGCGTGGCTTTGCTGCCGCTAGGCCAGCAGCGCGCGCTGGTGCTGAAGTGGCCGTATTTGCGCCGCTCATTTCAGAGCAACCAGGACGTGCTCAGCCTCTTGCTCGACCGCTTTCCGGGCACGCTGTGGCTAGCCCTGGCGGCCATGCTGCTGGCGGCCGTGGGGGGCATTGCGCTAGGGGTAGTGGCGGCGCTGAAGCCGCAGTCGTGGCTCGACCGCGCGCTGGTAACTACCTCGGTGCTGGGCATTTCGGTACCCTCGTTTGTGGCGGCTATTCTTATCGCCGTCAGCTTCGGCTTTTACTGGAGCCACTGGACGGGCCTGAGCCTGACCGGCCAGCTCTACGAAACCAACCCCTTCACCGCCCAGCGCCACCTGGTGCTGCGCAACCTGCTGCTGCCCGCCGTGGCGCTCGGGGTGCGCCCGCTGGCCGTCATTATGCAGCTCACGCGCTCCAGCATGCTCGATGTGCTGAGCCAAGACTACATCCGCACGGCGCGGGCCAAGGGCCTGAGCCCCCGCCGCACGGTGTGGCGCCACGCCCTGCGCAACGCCCTCAACCCGGTAGTTACGGCCGTGTCGGGCTGGCTAGCCTCGCTCATGGCGGGCGCGTTTTTCATCGAATATATTTTCAACTGGAAAGGCCTGGGCACTACCACGCTGCGCGCCGTCGAGAACCTCGATTTTCCGGTGGTAATGGGCGCCACGCTCTTCGTAGCGGCTATTTTCGTGCTGGTCAACATCGCCGTCGATATGCTGTATGCTCTGCTCGACCCACGCGTCAGAATCAATTAA